The following proteins come from a genomic window of Streptomyces sp. Sge12:
- the ppdK gene encoding pyruvate, phosphate dikinase, with protein sequence MSENKDQKFVYDFTEGNRDLKDLLGGKGANLAEMTNLGLPVPPGFTITTEACKVYLDSGTAPAALREEVSAHLEALETKMGKKLGQSDDPLLVSVRSGAKFSMPGMMDTVLNIGLSDASVKGLASQAGNERFAWDSYRRLIQMFGKTVLDVDGELFEDALDEAKAAKKVTVDTDLDAADLKKLVTRFKKIVAKQAGREFPQDAREQLDLAVEAVFNSWNTDRAKLYRRQERIPSDLGTAVNICSMVFGNLGPDSGTGVAFTRDPASGHQGVYGDYLQNAQGEDVVAGIRNTVPLADLEAIDKVSYDQLMTIMETLETHYKDLCDIEFTIERGQLWMLQTRVGKRTAGAAFRIATQLVDQGLIDEAEALQRVTGHQLAQLMFPRFDEDAKTELLGRGIAASPGAAVGKAVFDSYTAVKWSRSGEKVILIRRETNPDDLDGMIASEGILTSRGGKTSHAAVVARGMGKTCVCGAEELDVDTKRRRMTVGETVIEEGDVVSIDGSTGKVYLGEVPVVPSPVVEYFEGRMHAGADDADELVAAVHRIMAYADRVRRLRVRANADNAEDALRARRFGAQGIGLCRTEHMFLGERRELVERLILADTDEEREEALSALLPLQKKDFVELFEAMDGLPVTVRLLDPPLHEFLPDITELSVRVALAESRKDHNENDLRLLQAVHKLHEQNPMLGLRGVRLGLVIPGLFKMQVRAIAEAAAERKNAKGDPRAEIMVPLVGTVQELEIVRDEADAVIAEVEAATGTNLKLTIGTMIELPRAALTAAQIAEAAQFFSFGTNDLTQTVWGFSRDDVEASFFTAYLEKGIFGVSPFETIDKDGVGSLVRHAVKQGRATRPDLKLGVCGEHGGDPESVHFFHEVGLDYVSCSPFRIPVARLEAGRAAAEAKGSDSR encoded by the coding sequence GTGTCGGAAAACAAAGATCAGAAGTTCGTCTACGACTTCACCGAGGGCAACCGGGACCTCAAGGACCTTCTCGGCGGCAAGGGAGCCAACCTCGCCGAGATGACCAACCTGGGTCTGCCGGTCCCTCCCGGCTTCACCATCACCACCGAGGCCTGCAAGGTCTACCTCGACAGCGGTACGGCCCCGGCCGCCCTGCGCGAAGAGGTCAGCGCCCACCTTGAGGCCCTCGAGACGAAGATGGGCAAGAAGCTCGGGCAGTCGGACGACCCGCTGCTGGTCTCCGTGCGTTCCGGTGCGAAGTTCTCGATGCCCGGCATGATGGACACCGTCCTCAACATCGGCCTCTCCGACGCGTCCGTGAAGGGCCTCGCCTCCCAGGCCGGCAACGAGCGCTTCGCGTGGGACTCGTACCGCCGCCTCATCCAGATGTTCGGCAAGACCGTCCTGGACGTCGACGGCGAGCTCTTCGAGGACGCCCTCGACGAGGCCAAGGCCGCCAAGAAGGTCACCGTCGACACCGACCTCGACGCCGCCGACCTGAAGAAGCTGGTCACCCGCTTCAAGAAGATCGTCGCCAAGCAGGCCGGCCGCGAGTTCCCGCAGGACGCCCGCGAGCAGCTCGACCTCGCCGTCGAGGCCGTCTTCAACTCGTGGAACACCGACCGCGCCAAGCTCTACCGCCGCCAGGAGCGCATCCCGAGCGACCTGGGCACCGCGGTCAACATCTGCTCCATGGTCTTCGGCAACCTGGGCCCCGACTCCGGCACCGGCGTCGCCTTCACCCGTGACCCGGCCAGCGGCCACCAGGGCGTCTACGGCGACTACCTGCAGAACGCCCAGGGCGAGGACGTCGTCGCGGGCATCCGCAACACCGTGCCGCTCGCGGACCTCGAGGCCATCGACAAGGTCTCGTACGACCAGCTCATGACGATCATGGAGACGCTGGAGACCCACTACAAGGATCTCTGCGACATCGAGTTCACCATCGAGCGCGGCCAGCTGTGGATGCTCCAGACCCGCGTCGGCAAGCGCACCGCGGGCGCGGCCTTCCGCATCGCCACCCAGCTCGTGGACCAGGGCCTGATCGACGAGGCCGAGGCCCTCCAGCGGGTCACCGGCCACCAGCTCGCGCAGCTGATGTTCCCGCGCTTCGACGAGGACGCGAAGACCGAGCTGCTCGGCCGCGGTATCGCCGCCTCCCCGGGCGCGGCGGTCGGCAAGGCCGTCTTCGACTCGTACACGGCCGTCAAGTGGTCGCGCTCCGGCGAGAAGGTCATCCTGATCCGCCGCGAGACCAACCCGGACGACCTGGACGGCATGATCGCCTCCGAGGGCATCCTGACCTCGCGCGGCGGCAAGACCTCGCACGCCGCCGTCGTCGCCCGCGGCATGGGCAAGACCTGTGTCTGCGGCGCCGAGGAGCTCGACGTCGACACCAAGCGCCGCCGCATGACGGTCGGCGAGACGGTCATCGAAGAGGGCGACGTCGTCTCCATCGACGGCTCCACCGGCAAGGTCTACCTCGGTGAGGTACCCGTCGTACCGTCCCCGGTCGTCGAGTACTTCGAGGGCCGGATGCACGCCGGTGCCGACGACGCCGACGAGCTCGTCGCCGCCGTCCACCGGATCATGGCGTACGCGGACCGCGTCCGCCGGCTGCGCGTACGGGCCAACGCCGACAACGCCGAGGACGCGCTGCGCGCACGCCGCTTCGGCGCCCAGGGCATCGGCCTGTGCCGCACCGAGCACATGTTCCTCGGCGAGCGTCGTGAACTGGTGGAGCGACTGATCCTCGCGGACACCGACGAAGAGCGCGAGGAGGCACTCAGTGCCCTCCTGCCGCTGCAGAAGAAGGACTTCGTCGAGCTGTTCGAGGCGATGGACGGCCTGCCCGTCACCGTCCGCCTCCTGGACCCGCCGCTGCACGAGTTCCTGCCCGACATCACCGAGCTGTCCGTGCGCGTCGCCCTCGCCGAGTCCCGCAAGGACCACAACGAGAACGACCTGCGCCTGCTCCAGGCCGTCCACAAGCTGCACGAGCAGAACCCGATGCTGGGTCTGCGCGGTGTCCGCCTGGGTCTGGTCATCCCCGGTCTGTTCAAGATGCAGGTCCGGGCGATCGCCGAGGCCGCGGCCGAGCGCAAGAACGCCAAGGGCGACCCGCGCGCCGAGATCATGGTCCCGCTCGTCGGCACCGTCCAGGAGCTGGAGATCGTCCGCGACGAGGCCGACGCGGTCATCGCCGAGGTCGAGGCGGCCACCGGCACCAACCTCAAGCTGACCATCGGCACGATGATCGAGCTGCCGCGCGCCGCCCTGACGGCCGCCCAGATCGCCGAGGCCGCGCAGTTCTTCTCCTTCGGCACGAACGACCTGACCCAGACGGTGTGGGGCTTCTCCCGCGACGACGTCGAGGCCAGCTTCTTCACCGCCTACCTGGAGAAGGGCATCTTCGGGGTCTCGCCCTTCGAGACCATCGACAAGGACGGCGTCGGCTCCCTCGTCCGCCACGCGGTCAAGCAGGGCCGGGCCACCCGCCCCGACCTCAAGCTCGGCGTCTGCGGCGAGCACGGCGGCGACCCCGAGTCCGTCCACTTCTTCCACGAGGTGGGCCTCGACTACGTCTCCTGCTCGCCCTTCCGGATTCCGGTGGCGCGCCTGGAGGCCGGCCGTGCGGCCGCCGAGGCGAAGGGCAGCGACAGCCGCTGA
- a CDS encoding ArsR/SmtB family transcription factor gives MLRIHFTGVDLARVRMAGRPDALWETILSFHRLRDRRDARLFGEWRTETRSRLNSETRTLGMLIPSRGYFPDFLTPVEGQYGWDVGLDALRGIRPERMRRELQLLGAGAPMAPRLREFMDDEGGKQLPRLMGELRAYHRAAVEPYWTHIQAQIEAERAARGRALLDGGADELLSSLPPMLRWRAPVLECDYPVDRDVRLRGRGLLLQPSFFCRRTAVTLHDPELPPVLVYPAAAQLASAPAGGESARPVEEQRQRTLGKLVGHTRSVVLRAIGDGATTSELARRAGVSLASASQHACVMREAGLVTTLRRGNAVLHTVTPLGAALLKGGAVAS, from the coding sequence GTGCTGCGTATCCATTTCACTGGAGTGGACCTGGCACGCGTACGGATGGCAGGGCGTCCCGATGCGTTGTGGGAAACGATTCTGAGCTTTCACCGCTTAAGAGACCGGCGCGATGCCCGGTTGTTCGGTGAATGGCGTACGGAAACCCGGAGCAGGTTGAATAGTGAAACACGTACGCTCGGTATGCTCATACCGAGTCGTGGTTATTTCCCCGATTTCCTGACCCCTGTGGAGGGGCAGTACGGGTGGGACGTGGGCCTCGACGCGCTGCGCGGGATCCGTCCCGAGCGCATGCGGCGCGAGCTGCAGCTGCTGGGCGCCGGTGCGCCGATGGCGCCGCGGCTCCGGGAGTTCATGGACGACGAGGGCGGCAAACAGCTGCCGCGGCTCATGGGAGAACTGCGCGCCTACCACCGGGCGGCCGTGGAGCCGTACTGGACGCACATCCAGGCCCAGATCGAGGCCGAGCGGGCCGCGCGCGGCCGGGCCCTGCTGGACGGGGGCGCGGACGAACTGCTGTCCTCGCTGCCGCCGATGCTGCGCTGGCGGGCGCCGGTGCTCGAGTGCGACTACCCGGTGGACCGTGACGTACGGCTGCGGGGGCGCGGGCTGCTGCTCCAGCCGTCCTTCTTCTGCCGGCGCACGGCGGTGACCCTGCACGATCCGGAGCTGCCGCCGGTGCTGGTCTACCCGGCCGCGGCGCAGCTGGCCTCGGCGCCCGCGGGGGGCGAGTCGGCCCGGCCCGTGGAGGAGCAGCGCCAGCGCACGCTGGGCAAGCTGGTCGGGCACACCCGCTCGGTGGTGCTGCGGGCCATAGGGGACGGCGCGACCACCAGCGAGCTGGCCCGCCGGGCCGGGGTCTCGCTGGCCTCGGCGAGCCAGCACGCCTGCGTGATGCGGGAGGCGGGGCTGGTGACCACGCTGCGGCGGGGGAACGCGGTGCTGCACACCGTGACGCCGCTGGGGGCTGCGCTGCTGAAGGGTGGGGCCGTCGCGTCGTGA
- a CDS encoding alkaline phosphatase PhoX translates to MERRTFLRGAVIGSSAAAFGGTLMHGAAYAAPAQPGAGPYGALGAADANGIMLPSGFTSRVIARSGQTVSGTSYTWHSAPDGGACFVDGSGWIYVSNSEINPSGGASAVRFNSSGTVIGAHRILSDTRQNCAGGKTPWNTWLSCEEVDRGFVYETDPYGVNAAVQRPAMGRFKHEAAAADPVRKVIYLTEDETSGCFYRFVPTTWGNLSSGTLQVLKAGTATSGSFTWANVPDPDGSPTATRSQVSGSKKFNGGEGCHYANDTVWFTTKGDNRVWQLNLTNNTYELAYDDSLVPGGAAPLTGVDNVTGSSFGDLYVAEDGGNMEICVITPDDVVAPFLRITGQSSSEITGPAFSPAGNRLYFSSQRGTSGSSSGGITYEVTGPFRT, encoded by the coding sequence CGGAGCCGGTCCCTACGGGGCGCTCGGCGCGGCCGACGCCAACGGCATCATGCTCCCCAGCGGCTTCACCAGCCGGGTCATCGCCCGCTCGGGCCAGACCGTGAGCGGCACCTCGTACACCTGGCACAGCGCCCCCGACGGCGGGGCGTGTTTCGTCGACGGCTCGGGCTGGATCTACGTCTCCAACTCGGAGATCAACCCTTCCGGCGGCGCGAGCGCCGTGCGGTTCAACTCCTCCGGCACCGTCATCGGCGCCCACCGGATCCTCTCCGACACCCGGCAGAACTGCGCGGGCGGCAAGACCCCCTGGAACACCTGGCTGTCCTGCGAGGAGGTCGACCGCGGCTTCGTCTACGAGACCGACCCGTACGGGGTGAACGCGGCCGTCCAGCGCCCGGCGATGGGTCGCTTCAAGCACGAGGCGGCCGCCGCCGACCCCGTGCGGAAGGTCATCTACCTGACCGAGGACGAGACGAGCGGCTGCTTCTACCGGTTCGTCCCGACCACCTGGGGCAACCTCTCCTCCGGCACCCTCCAGGTGCTGAAGGCGGGCACCGCCACCTCCGGCTCCTTCACCTGGGCCAATGTCCCCGACCCGGACGGCTCGCCGACCGCGACCCGCAGCCAGGTGTCCGGTTCGAAGAAGTTCAACGGCGGCGAGGGCTGCCACTACGCGAACGACACCGTCTGGTTCACCACCAAGGGCGACAACCGGGTCTGGCAGCTCAACCTCACGAACAACACGTACGAGCTGGCCTACGACGACTCGCTCGTGCCCGGCGGAGCGGCCCCGCTGACCGGCGTGGACAACGTCACCGGGTCCTCGTTCGGCGACCTGTACGTGGCCGAGGACGGCGGCAACATGGAGATCTGCGTGATCACCCCGGACGACGTGGTCGCGCCCTTCCTGCGGATCACCGGCCAGTCCTCCTCGGAGATCACCGGCCCGGCCTTCTCGCCCGCCGGCAACCGCCTCTACTTCTCCAGCCAGCGCGGCACGAGCGGCAGCTCGTCCGGCGGCATCACCTACGAGGTAACAGGACCCTTCCGCACCTGA